From Candidatus Pedobacter colombiensis, one genomic window encodes:
- a CDS encoding sigma-54 dependent transcriptional regulator produces MQYTVLIIDDEKKICSLLARIIELEGFKVLQANTGKEGLKILANNEVYVVISDVKLPDINGVELIKEIKKIRPYAEVINLTAFGTIADGVMAMRNGAFDYITKGDDNDKIIPLVYKALDKAKLQYRVSELETKVVKKYSFSGILGQSKAIQEAINLSQKVASTDTTVLLLGETGTGKEVFAQAIHYESLRKMKPFVAVNCSGFNHELLESELFGHKAGAFTGAIKDKKGLLEEANEGTIFLDEIGEMNLDLQAKLLRVLENQTFIKVGDTHTSKVNVRIIAATNRDLKLEAEAGKFRLDLYYRLSVFSIELPPLSQRKSDILLLARYYLKEFANKVNRPGFKMDENFEELLLKHSWKGNIRELKNVMERVVILADGPLLNGNLLPYEFHVTELATEEDMMKLETVEKHHIEKILRYTGGNKTEAARLLGIGLTTLYRKIEN; encoded by the coding sequence ATGCAGTACACAGTTCTAATTATAGATGACGAGAAAAAGATCTGCAGCCTTCTGGCACGCATTATAGAACTGGAGGGTTTTAAAGTTTTGCAGGCCAATACAGGAAAGGAAGGATTAAAGATATTGGCCAATAATGAAGTTTATGTGGTGATTAGTGATGTAAAACTTCCGGACATTAATGGTGTTGAACTGATTAAAGAAATCAAGAAAATTAGGCCTTATGCTGAGGTAATTAACCTGACTGCTTTTGGTACTATTGCGGACGGTGTAATGGCGATGCGAAATGGGGCATTTGATTACATTACCAAAGGTGATGATAACGATAAGATCATTCCATTGGTCTATAAAGCACTTGATAAAGCAAAGCTTCAATATAGAGTGAGTGAGTTGGAAACCAAAGTGGTTAAGAAATACAGTTTTAGTGGTATATTGGGGCAGTCTAAGGCCATACAGGAAGCCATAAATCTCTCTCAGAAAGTTGCCTCAACAGATACCACTGTACTTTTACTAGGTGAAACGGGGACGGGAAAGGAAGTCTTTGCTCAGGCCATACATTATGAAAGTTTGCGTAAAATGAAGCCTTTTGTGGCCGTAAACTGCAGTGGTTTTAATCACGAGTTATTGGAAAGCGAATTGTTTGGTCATAAGGCCGGGGCTTTTACAGGTGCCATTAAGGATAAAAAGGGATTACTTGAAGAAGCCAATGAAGGAACTATCTTTCTGGATGAAATAGGAGAGATGAATCTGGATTTACAGGCAAAATTATTACGGGTACTCGAAAATCAGACCTTTATTAAGGTAGGGGATACGCACACCAGTAAAGTAAATGTACGTATCATAGCGGCCACGAATAGAGATTTGAAATTAGAAGCTGAAGCTGGTAAATTTAGGTTAGATCTTTATTACAGACTTTCGGTATTTTCTATTGAATTGCCACCTTTATCACAGCGTAAATCAGATATTTTGCTGCTAGCCAGGTATTATTTAAAGGAGTTTGCCAATAAGGTGAATAGACCTGGTTTTAAGATGGATGAGAATTTTGAAGAACTATTGTTGAAGCATTCCTGGAAAGGAAATATCAGAGAGTTGAAAAATGTAATGGAGCGTGTGGTGATTTTGGCTGATGGACCCCTGCTTAATGGAAACTTGTTGCCGTATGAATTCCATGTAACAGAACTTGCTACCGAAGAGGATATGATGAAATTGGAAACAGTAGAGAAACATCACATCGAAAAGATCCTTAGGTATACAGGGGGAAATAAAACGGAAGCCGCTCGTTTGTTGGGGATTGGCTTGACTACCTTATACCGGAAAATTGAAAATTAA
- a CDS encoding metalloregulator ArsR/SmtB family transcription factor — protein MGLTKTEIFGDKQNKLASAFKVLGHPARIAILQYIIDKKACICNDLVDELGLAQATISQHLKELKSTGIIQGTIEGKSVCYCINEEVWKSVQNEFNAFFNQEVKVKNCC, from the coding sequence ATGGGACTTACTAAAACAGAAATTTTTGGAGACAAGCAGAATAAACTGGCATCGGCTTTCAAGGTCTTGGGCCATCCGGCCAGGATTGCTATACTTCAATATATCATTGATAAAAAAGCTTGTATCTGCAATGATCTCGTTGATGAATTGGGGCTTGCCCAGGCAACAATTTCCCAGCATTTAAAAGAACTCAAAAGTACAGGTATCATACAGGGGACTATCGAAGGAAAATCGGTCTGCTATTGTATTAATGAGGAAGTCTGGAAGTCTGTTCAAAATGAGTTCAATGCCTTCTTCAATCAGGAGGTTAAAGTAAAAAACTGCTGCTGA
- a CDS encoding DUF6428 family protein: MKLSEIKEILPTLTNVEFQMENGTFVPVHFHVTEIGMITKHFIDCGGVIRNEKVVNFQLWNADDYEHRLKPTKLLHIIKLSEEKLGIEDAEIEVEYQTGTIGKYDLDFNGDHFVLKNKRTACLANEACGIPVEKQKIKLSELNAPCCTPNSGCC, translated from the coding sequence ATGAAACTATCAGAAATCAAAGAAATCCTGCCAACATTGACTAATGTTGAATTTCAGATGGAGAACGGAACATTTGTTCCGGTACACTTTCATGTAACGGAAATTGGAATGATCACGAAGCACTTTATTGATTGCGGCGGTGTAATTCGCAACGAAAAGGTGGTAAACTTTCAGCTCTGGAATGCGGACGACTATGAGCATAGGTTAAAGCCAACCAAATTATTGCATATTATTAAGCTATCAGAGGAAAAATTAGGTATTGAAGATGCAGAAATTGAGGTAGAATACCAAACAGGAACTATTGGTAAATACGATTTGGACTTTAACGGAGATCATTTTGTGCTGAAGAACAAGCGAACCGCTTGTCTGGCGAACGAAGCCTGCGGCATTCCCGTGGAAAAGCAAAAAATAAAACTGTCGGAATTAAATGCTCCTTGTTGCACACCTAATTCGGGATGTTGCTAA
- a CDS encoding class I SAM-dependent methyltransferase, whose amino-acid sequence MEDSNRKAHWENIYENNPLETVSWYQPNPETSLFFLNQFNLQKTAKIIDIGGGDSFFVDHLLDLGYVDITVLDISDAAIQRAKARLGSKADKVKWIVEDVSKFQPTEQYDFWHDRATFHFLTNELEIDNYLAIAAGAVSVNGMMVIGTFSEQGPTKCSGIQIRQYSEHTMTDLFQNDFEKIECITVDHKTPFDTVQNFVFCSFRKK is encoded by the coding sequence ATGGAAGATTCAAATCGAAAAGCCCACTGGGAAAATATTTACGAAAACAACCCCCTGGAAACAGTTAGCTGGTATCAACCCAACCCGGAAACCTCACTGTTTTTTCTCAATCAATTTAATCTGCAAAAGACCGCCAAAATCATTGATATCGGTGGAGGTGACAGCTTTTTCGTTGACCATTTGCTTGATTTAGGCTACGTTGATATTACGGTGCTCGATATTTCCGATGCCGCCATTCAGCGGGCAAAGGCAAGATTAGGTAGCAAGGCAGATAAAGTAAAATGGATCGTTGAAGATGTTTCGAAATTCCAGCCGACGGAACAATATGATTTTTGGCATGACAGGGCCACATTCCATTTTTTGACGAATGAGCTGGAAATTGATAATTATCTCGCTATTGCAGCAGGCGCCGTTTCAGTAAATGGAATGATGGTTATCGGTACTTTCTCAGAACAGGGACCAACAAAATGCAGCGGCATCCAAATCAGACAATATTCGGAACATACGATGACAGATTTGTTTCAAAATGATTTTGAAAAAATAGAATGTATTACCGTTGACCATAAAACCCCTTTTGATACAGTGCAGAATTTTGTGTTCTGCAGTTTTCGTAAGAAATAA
- a CDS encoding protein-tyrosine-phosphatase, with product MYTVLSKTIAQLEPQNIGEKRKIVLQPLLEFIQQKIYLRKNVNLNFICTHNSRRSHLSQIWAQAAAMHFNVPNVHCYSGGTEETALFPKVAETLVDQDFNIFKIADSNNPVYAIKYGDNDLPVIGFSKKYDSPFNPVSEFAAIMTCSQADGGCPLIPGAEKRIPVTFDDPKVSDGMQEQTKVYAERSLQIAAEMFYVFSLINP from the coding sequence ATGTACACAGTATTATCGAAAACAATAGCACAGTTGGAGCCGCAAAATATCGGTGAAAAACGTAAAATTGTATTGCAGCCCCTGCTGGAGTTCATCCAGCAGAAAATATACCTGCGGAAGAATGTCAATCTCAATTTTATCTGTACTCATAATTCCCGCAGAAGCCATTTATCCCAGATTTGGGCACAGGCAGCAGCAATGCACTTTAACGTTCCAAATGTCCATTGCTATTCCGGCGGTACGGAAGAAACGGCATTATTCCCGAAAGTGGCGGAAACATTGGTAGATCAAGATTTCAATATTTTCAAAATTGCGGATAGCAATAATCCAGTTTATGCTATAAAATACGGTGATAATGATTTGCCTGTCATTGGGTTTTCGAAGAAATATGATAGCCCTTTTAATCCTGTATCAGAGTTTGCAGCGATTATGACCTGTTCACAGGCAGACGGTGGATGCCCTCTTATCCCAGGTGCAGAAAAACGAATACCGGTCACATTTGATGACCCAAAGGTTTCAGATGGTATGCAGGAACAAACAAAGGTATATGCTGAAAGAAGTTTGCAGATTGCCGCTGAAATGTTTTATGTTTTCTCCCTTATTAATCCTTG